In one Streptomyces sp. NBC_00597 genomic region, the following are encoded:
- a CDS encoding TetR/AcrR family transcriptional regulator gives MTSGTRRRMGVEERRQQLIGVALELFSHRSPDDVSIDEIAAAAGISRPLVYHYFPGKLSLYEAALRRAADELAQRFVEPKEGPLGARLLRVMGRFFAFVDDHGPGFSALMRGGPAVGSNRANAMIDEVRQAAYQQIVTHIGIEKPPARLELVVRSWVSLAESTALIWLEGRRIPRAELELQLVHDFAALAAVSAAYDAEMAGILGRILADEPADGPFGELVGRLGALVPAAVEPAVPSPR, from the coding sequence ATGACAAGCGGGACGCGGCGCAGGATGGGTGTCGAGGAGCGGCGGCAGCAGCTGATCGGGGTCGCCCTGGAGCTGTTCAGCCACCGGTCGCCCGACGACGTGTCGATCGACGAGATCGCGGCTGCCGCGGGGATATCGCGGCCGCTCGTCTACCACTACTTCCCGGGCAAGCTGAGCCTGTACGAGGCCGCCCTGCGGCGTGCCGCCGACGAGCTCGCGCAGCGGTTCGTGGAGCCGAAGGAGGGGCCGCTCGGGGCGCGGCTGCTGCGGGTCATGGGCCGGTTCTTCGCGTTCGTCGACGACCACGGGCCCGGCTTCTCGGCGCTGATGCGGGGCGGCCCGGCCGTCGGCAGCAACCGGGCCAACGCCATGATCGACGAGGTCCGGCAGGCCGCGTACCAGCAGATCGTCACGCACATCGGGATCGAGAAGCCGCCGGCGCGCCTCGAACTCGTGGTGCGGTCGTGGGTGTCGCTGGCGGAATCCACCGCGCTGATCTGGCTGGAGGGGCGGCGGATCCCGAGGGCCGAGCTGGAGCTCCAGCTGGTGCACGACTTCGCCGCGCTGGCCGCCGTGAGCGCCGCGTACGACGCGGAGATGGCCGGGATCCTCGGACGGATCCTCGCCGACGAGCCGGCCGACGGCCCGTTCGGGGAACTGGTCGGGCGGCTCGGGGCGCTCGTCCCGGCGGCGGTGGAACCCGCGGTGCCCTCCCCGCGGTGA
- a CDS encoding PDR/VanB family oxidoreductase, whose protein sequence is MSRTLKVAALAGAALLIRRTLRGRIARSPLWPLPALETPISGHSPRRWLPTLIVSRTEPAAGVLHLALESPDLPEWTPGAHVDVRLPSGLIRQYSLCGDPADTGRYTIAIRLIEDGRGGSREAHALLAEGAELAVRPPRNHFELIPSGSYAFVAGGIGITPVLPMLRAAAAAGADWTLLYCGRSRASMPFLAELSAHGSRVTVVPEDEAGLPDLSPLAAAAPGTLIYCCGPEPLMEAVRAVAPAPSAVHLERFTPASATGPSRPFTVELHRTGRTIEVAAEESALTAVRRELPTTPYSCEQGFCGTCQHRVLAGEVDHRDTLLTDGEHEDSMLLCVSRAKDDHLVLDL, encoded by the coding sequence ATGAGCCGCACCCTGAAGGTGGCGGCGCTGGCGGGTGCCGCACTGCTGATCCGCCGCACCCTGCGCGGGCGCATCGCCCGCTCGCCCCTGTGGCCCCTCCCGGCACTGGAGACCCCGATCTCCGGCCACTCCCCGCGCCGTTGGCTGCCGACCCTGATCGTCTCCCGCACGGAGCCCGCGGCCGGCGTCCTGCACCTGGCCCTGGAATCCCCGGACCTCCCGGAGTGGACCCCGGGCGCGCACGTGGACGTACGGCTCCCGTCGGGCCTGATCCGCCAGTACAGCCTCTGCGGGGACCCGGCCGACACGGGCCGCTACACGATCGCGATCCGCCTGATCGAGGACGGCCGCGGCGGCTCCCGCGAGGCACACGCCCTCCTTGCGGAAGGCGCCGAACTGGCGGTCCGGCCGCCGCGCAACCACTTCGAGCTGATCCCGTCCGGGTCCTACGCGTTCGTGGCGGGCGGCATAGGCATCACGCCCGTCCTCCCGATGCTGCGCGCGGCAGCGGCGGCGGGCGCGGACTGGACCCTCCTCTACTGCGGCCGCAGCCGGGCCTCGATGCCGTTCCTCGCCGAACTCTCGGCCCACGGCTCCCGGGTGACCGTCGTCCCGGAGGACGAGGCGGGCCTCCCCGACCTGTCCCCGCTGGCCGCCGCCGCCCCCGGCACCCTGATCTACTGCTGCGGCCCGGAACCCCTGATGGAGGCGGTCCGGGCGGTGGCCCCGGCCCCCTCGGCCGTCCACCTGGAGCGCTTCACCCCCGCTTCCGCGACCGGGCCCTCCCGCCCCTTCACCGTGGAACTCCACCGCACGGGCCGCACGATCGAGGTCGCGGCGGAGGAATCCGCACTCACCGCGGTCCGCCGCGAACTGCCCACCACCCCGTACTCCTGCGAACAGGGCTTCTGCGGCACCTGCCAACACCGCGTCCTCGCGGGCGAGGTGGACCACCGCGACACCCTCCTCACGGACGGGGAACACGAGGACTCGATGCTCCTGTGCGTCTCCCGCGCCAAGGACGACCACCTGGTCCTCGACCTCTGA
- a CDS encoding GNAT family N-acetyltransferase — translation MIIDDGILFRRAVEKDAATLVALYDQAARWMRKHGIDQWKPGDKDAPHFLAKMREGEVWLAGDSDGRIIGAYELWWSDEEAWGVQPPVAGYVHRLMVERETAPAGAGRRLLEHAERRIAGAGLPRARLDCVSTNPRLLAYYRGAGYRVVGEFPHKEGKDGRVYGVILLEKRLDQLSVV, via the coding sequence GTGATCATTGATGACGGGATCTTGTTCCGGCGGGCCGTGGAAAAGGACGCCGCCACCCTCGTGGCCCTGTACGACCAGGCGGCCCGGTGGATGCGCAAGCACGGGATCGACCAGTGGAAGCCCGGGGACAAGGACGCCCCGCACTTCCTGGCGAAGATGCGCGAGGGCGAGGTGTGGCTCGCCGGGGACAGCGACGGCCGGATCATCGGCGCGTACGAGCTGTGGTGGTCCGACGAGGAGGCCTGGGGCGTGCAACCGCCGGTCGCCGGCTACGTGCACCGGCTGATGGTGGAACGCGAAACCGCGCCCGCGGGAGCCGGACGCCGGCTGCTCGAACATGCCGAGCGCCGGATAGCCGGGGCAGGATTGCCGCGGGCGCGGCTGGACTGCGTCTCCACCAACCCCCGGCTGCTCGCGTACTACCGGGGTGCGGGCTACCGGGTGGTCGGGGAGTTCCCCCACAAGGAGGGCAAGGACGGCCGTGTGTACGGGGTGATCCTGCTGGAGAAGCGGCTGGATCAGCTCAGCGTCGTGTGA
- a CDS encoding metal-dependent hydrolase has product MSNTPLAPAPVASEHIGLKARNVSFGWEGTPLHWLPGDPFTTHTINVLHLLLPAGERWFVHVYKQVLPYIKDEQLRADVVGFIGQEAMHAAAHDDVLPHLKRLGLDPTPYTAQVDWLFEKLLGDRTLPPGKARHWWLMERVAMIAAIEHYTAFLGNWVLNADELDRRGADPVMLDLLRWHGAEEVEHRSVAFDLFMHVDGGYRRRTRTWATAFTALVFLWQRGARFFMENDPELTGAKASLGQFFRAGRQGTLPSTGAMLKSIPTYLSRTYHPSQEGSTAQAVAYLASSPGANGGATA; this is encoded by the coding sequence ATGTCTAATACGCCGCTCGCGCCCGCCCCCGTGGCGTCGGAACACATAGGGCTCAAGGCGCGGAACGTGTCCTTCGGCTGGGAGGGCACCCCGCTCCACTGGCTGCCCGGCGACCCGTTCACCACGCACACCATCAACGTGCTGCACCTGCTGCTGCCCGCGGGCGAGCGCTGGTTCGTGCACGTCTACAAACAGGTGCTCCCGTACATCAAGGACGAGCAGCTGCGCGCGGACGTCGTCGGCTTCATCGGCCAAGAGGCCATGCACGCCGCCGCGCACGACGACGTGCTCCCCCACCTCAAGCGCCTGGGCCTGGACCCGACCCCGTACACGGCGCAGGTGGACTGGCTCTTCGAGAAACTGCTCGGCGACCGGACGCTGCCGCCGGGCAAGGCCCGCCACTGGTGGCTCATGGAACGGGTCGCGATGATCGCGGCGATCGAGCACTACACGGCGTTCCTCGGGAACTGGGTCCTCAACGCCGACGAACTGGACCGCCGGGGCGCCGACCCCGTGATGCTCGACCTGCTGCGCTGGCACGGCGCGGAGGAGGTGGAGCACCGCTCGGTGGCCTTCGACCTCTTCATGCACGTGGACGGCGGCTACCGCCGGCGGACCCGGACCTGGGCCACCGCGTTCACGGCACTGGTCTTCCTGTGGCAGCGCGGCGCCCGCTTCTTCATGGAGAACGACCCGGAACTGACCGGCGCCAAGGCCTCCCTCGGCCAGTTCTTCCGCGCGGGCCGGCAGGGCACGCTGCCCTCGACGGGCGCGATGCTCAAGTCGATCCCGACGTACCTCTCCCGTACGTACCACCCGTCGCAGGAGGGCTCGACCGCCCAGGCCGTGGCCTATCTGGCCTCCTCGCCCGGCGCGAACGGCGGTGCCACCGCATGA